One part of the Solanum dulcamara chromosome 3, daSolDulc1.2, whole genome shotgun sequence genome encodes these proteins:
- the LOC129883418 gene encoding uncharacterized protein LOC129883418, translating to MSKAYDRVSWLYLTKVLRKMEFAEIFIDIIWRLIANWYSILFTGQAHDFFHSTRSVKQGDPLSSALFILSTEVLFRALNRLLDNDRYQIFGLPKWSGKINHFAYADDTIIFTSAETESLHMTMNTLKEYEQMLCQPLPRDYRTPFPYWDFDASIWDIYYTVVGIRGPFVQIRQTVIKWWKKKEAQGKGFDQSCSCNYSVTDLKVEKYY from the exons ATGTCTAAGGCATATGATAGAGTTTCTTGGCTCTACCTTACCAAAGTTTTGAGGAAGATGGAATTTGCAGAAATATTCATTGATATAATATGGAGACTAATTGCTAATTGGTATTCTATATTATTCACTGGTCAGgcccatgatttttttcattccacAAGGAGTGTAAAACAAGGAGATCCTCTATCCTCGGCCCTTTTTATTCTATCTACAGAAGTCCTTTTCCGAGCTTTAAATAGACTGTTGGATAATGATAGATATCAGATTTTCGGGCTGCCAAAATGGAGTGGAAAGATTAATCATTTTGCTTATGCAGATGATACTATCATTTTTACTTCTGCTGAAACAGAGTCCCTACATATGACTATGAATACTCTAAAAGAGTATGAACAG ATGTTGTGTCAACCCTTACCAAGAGACTATAGAACACCTTTTCCTTACTGGGACTTTGATGCTAGCATATGGGACATATATTATACTGTTGTTGGAATTAGGGGTCCTTTTGTGCAAATCAGACAAACTGTGATAAAGtggtggaaaaaaaaagaggcaCAAGGTAAAGGCTTTGATCAAAGTTGCTCCTGCAATTATTCTGTGACAGATCTAAAAGTGGAGAAATACTATTAA